A stretch of the Archangium violaceum genome encodes the following:
- a CDS encoding glycoside hydrolase family 44 protein, whose protein sequence is MRQAVGSGAPWRGRRTRTVLLVGVCLGVPLVGVSLLGSCRQSTSRAATTTQPSSPSGVYNIPPLTETAYAGTLQPGWNDEGWSERELKDPGPAKLRMANMGGWMLHKTGIQGEFGGLALRYRAPSGFGDFLEVRLDSEGETLFPRVRVDASHVARREGDWVQLFVPLEQLNPEKVPFTRIVIRAYKKVSNDWVELDQVGLTAPGGMTPAEGTSLVQQSPQPGTAARVIVEPMELAYDNGLQEGWEDHGWSERELKGPTPAKLRMGNMGGWMLRKTGLQGEYGGLTLRYRAPSDFGDFLEVRLDSESETLFPRVRLSDTYVTARDGDWTQVFVPMDELNPEKKAFTQLVLRAYKKVGNEQVELNQVGLARLVTPAAVMQQQAPPDAASVGGGRVAFGDAKATKVVVDCAASSHPISPLIYGIAFNNLRELKDSHQWELGATARRWGGNPTTRYNWKLGNVWNTANDYFFRNIVLGTSPQYTYDTFLQSNLQRGMQSALTVPIIGWVAKDSTSVSFPKSLFGVQQKMDPDVTEAGNGISPSGDALTPPLPTQTSVEAPPAFIHEWVRTIREKDKTRGRSVHMYILDNEPMLWNTTHRDVHPEPATYDELLERTIAYGTAVRQADPDAVIAGPAEWGWTNYYNSAADLAPGGNKKDRKAHGNMPLLAWYLKKLHEHEKQTGTRLLDVVDVHFYPQGEGIGFEERGATDPDTSARRIRSTRALWDPKYKDESWIDDKIELIPRIKRWIAENYPGRGLSIGEYNFGATGHMSGGLAQAEALGRFAEQNLTSAFLFTYPPYRSPAFWAFRAYRNFDGKGGRFQDNFVPSKFDKESDTQGMSLFASRSDDGKRLVAIALNLEPDSARNAQVELRGCGNVANARVLGYAGEPSGFSERKSFLQSGSNVQVMLPPWSITVLDLTLTRR, encoded by the coding sequence ATGCGCCAGGCCGTCGGGAGCGGCGCACCGTGGCGCGGCAGGAGGACCCGGACGGTCCTGCTGGTCGGCGTGTGCCTGGGCGTGCCCCTCGTGGGTGTGTCCCTCCTGGGGTCCTGCAGGCAGAGCACCTCCCGGGCGGCCACCACCACGCAGCCCTCCTCACCCTCGGGCGTCTACAACATCCCCCCGCTCACCGAGACGGCCTATGCCGGCACCCTCCAGCCGGGTTGGAACGACGAGGGTTGGTCCGAGCGTGAGTTGAAGGACCCGGGCCCCGCGAAGCTGCGCATGGCCAACATGGGCGGGTGGATGCTGCACAAGACGGGCATCCAGGGAGAGTTCGGCGGGCTCGCGCTGCGCTACCGCGCGCCTTCCGGCTTCGGCGACTTCCTCGAGGTGCGGCTGGACTCCGAGGGCGAGACGCTCTTCCCCCGCGTGCGCGTGGACGCGAGCCACGTGGCGCGCCGCGAGGGTGACTGGGTACAGCTCTTCGTCCCCCTCGAGCAACTCAACCCGGAGAAGGTGCCCTTCACCCGCATCGTCATCCGCGCGTACAAGAAGGTGTCCAACGACTGGGTGGAGCTGGACCAGGTGGGCCTCACCGCCCCCGGCGGCATGACGCCCGCCGAGGGCACCAGCCTGGTGCAGCAATCGCCGCAGCCGGGCACGGCGGCCAGGGTCATCGTCGAGCCCATGGAGCTGGCCTATGACAACGGCCTGCAGGAGGGCTGGGAGGACCACGGCTGGTCCGAGCGCGAGCTGAAGGGGCCCACGCCCGCGAAGCTGCGCATGGGCAACATGGGCGGCTGGATGCTGCGCAAGACGGGCCTGCAGGGTGAATACGGCGGGCTGACGCTGCGCTACCGCGCGCCCTCGGACTTCGGGGACTTCCTCGAGGTGCGCCTGGACTCCGAGAGCGAGACGCTCTTTCCCCGCGTTCGTCTGTCGGACACGTACGTCACCGCGCGCGACGGAGACTGGACGCAGGTGTTCGTCCCCATGGACGAGCTCAACCCCGAGAAGAAGGCCTTCACCCAGCTCGTCCTGCGCGCGTACAAGAAGGTGGGCAACGAGCAGGTCGAGCTGAACCAGGTGGGCCTGGCCCGGCTCGTCACCCCCGCCGCCGTGATGCAGCAGCAGGCGCCCCCGGACGCGGCCTCCGTGGGCGGTGGCCGCGTGGCCTTCGGGGACGCCAAGGCGACCAAGGTGGTGGTGGACTGCGCCGCCTCCAGCCACCCCATCAGCCCGCTCATCTACGGCATCGCCTTCAACAACCTGCGCGAGCTGAAGGACAGCCACCAGTGGGAGCTCGGCGCCACCGCGCGCCGCTGGGGCGGCAACCCCACCACCCGCTACAACTGGAAGCTGGGCAACGTCTGGAATACGGCCAACGACTACTTCTTCCGCAACATCGTCCTCGGCACCAGCCCCCAGTACACCTACGACACCTTCCTCCAGTCCAACCTCCAGCGCGGGATGCAGTCCGCGCTCACCGTCCCCATCATCGGCTGGGTGGCCAAGGACTCCACGTCCGTGAGCTTCCCCAAGTCCCTCTTCGGCGTGCAGCAGAAGATGGATCCGGACGTGACGGAGGCCGGCAACGGCATCTCCCCCTCGGGTGACGCCCTCACGCCGCCCCTGCCCACCCAGACGAGCGTCGAGGCCCCGCCCGCGTTCATCCACGAGTGGGTGCGCACCATCCGCGAGAAGGACAAGACGCGCGGGCGCAGCGTGCACATGTACATCCTCGACAACGAGCCGATGCTCTGGAACACCACGCACCGGGACGTGCACCCGGAGCCGGCCACCTACGACGAGCTGCTCGAGCGCACCATCGCCTACGGCACCGCCGTGCGCCAGGCGGACCCGGACGCCGTCATCGCCGGCCCCGCCGAGTGGGGCTGGACGAACTACTACAACTCGGCGGCGGACCTGGCCCCGGGCGGAAACAAGAAGGACCGCAAGGCCCACGGCAACATGCCGCTGCTGGCCTGGTACCTGAAGAAGCTCCACGAGCACGAGAAGCAGACCGGCACCCGCCTGCTCGACGTGGTGGACGTGCACTTCTATCCGCAGGGCGAGGGCATCGGCTTCGAGGAGCGGGGCGCCACGGATCCGGACACCTCCGCGCGGCGCATCCGCTCCACGCGCGCGCTGTGGGATCCGAAGTACAAGGACGAGTCCTGGATCGACGACAAGATCGAGCTGATTCCCCGCATCAAGCGGTGGATCGCCGAGAACTACCCGGGCCGGGGCCTGTCCATCGGCGAGTACAACTTCGGCGCCACCGGCCACATGAGCGGCGGCCTCGCGCAGGCCGAGGCGCTGGGACGCTTCGCCGAGCAGAACCTCACCTCGGCCTTCCTCTTCACCTACCCGCCCTACCGCAGCCCCGCCTTCTGGGCGTTCCGCGCCTACCGCAACTTCGACGGCAAGGGCGGACGCTTCCAGGACAACTTCGTGCCCTCGAAGTTCGACAAGGAGTCGGACACCCAGGGCATGTCGCTGTTCGCCTCGCGCAGTGACGACGGCAAGCGCCTGGTGGCCATCGCGCTCAACCTGGAGCCGGACTCGGCTCGCAACGCCCAGGTGGAGCTGCGCGGCTGTGGCAACGTGGCCAACGCCCGGGTGCTGGGCTACGCGGGAGAGCCCTCGGGCTTCTCCGAGCGCAAGTCCTTCCTCCAGTCCGGAAGCAACGTCCAGGTGATGCTCCCCCCCTGGTCCATCACCGTCCTGGACCTCACGCTCACCCGGCGGTGA